One Kitasatospora sp. NBC_01266 genomic window carries:
- a CDS encoding succinic semialdehyde dehydrogenase, with protein MTDITAENRGGGRNPVAPGAGRTVASAVPQSLVTRLARGVTAAGDGTGAPAAEGGGTVRTLAPLTGELLAELPRSTPQDVKAAFELARRAQPQWAAQPVRRRAAVLLRFHDLLLKRQDEVLDLIQAETGKSRLHAFDEILATAMAARHYGRAAAGYLKDRRRGGAVPVLTHTVEGRRPKGVIGHISPWNYPLELSVSDSLPAFVAGNAVVNKPDTQTALTALWARELLIEAGLPADLWQIVIGDGPVIGPAVIEHADYVSFTGSTPTGRDVAQRAAARLVGASLELGGKNALLVLADADLDKAAEGAVRACFSSAGQLCVSVERLFVHRSVAGAFLEKFTARTRAMRLGGGLAYGADMGSLVSAKQLETVTRHVEEAVKAGATVLTGGQARPDLGPLFYEPTVLDGVTPEMAVCAEETFGPVVSIYRFDTEEEAVAQANATPYGLNSSVWTKDPRRGRAVAARLRTGTVNVNEGYAAGYGSVASPMGGMGESGLGRRHGAEGILRFTEAQTIATQRLLPLAPSLGLTDEKFAALFTTGLRALKTLGLK; from the coding sequence ATGACGGACATCACGGCAGAAAACCGCGGCGGCGGCCGCAATCCGGTGGCCCCGGGCGCCGGCCGTACAGTCGCCTCTGCGGTCCCGCAGTCCCTGGTCACCCGGCTGGCCCGCGGCGTCACCGCCGCCGGTGACGGCACGGGGGCGCCGGCGGCCGAAGGCGGGGGGACGGTGCGGACCCTCGCGCCGCTCACCGGTGAGCTGCTGGCCGAGCTGCCGCGGTCGACCCCGCAGGACGTCAAGGCGGCCTTCGAGCTGGCCCGGCGCGCCCAGCCGCAGTGGGCCGCCCAGCCGGTGCGGCGCCGGGCGGCGGTGCTGCTGCGCTTCCACGACCTGCTGCTCAAGCGGCAGGACGAGGTGCTCGACCTGATCCAGGCGGAGACCGGCAAGTCCCGGCTGCACGCCTTCGACGAGATCCTCGCCACCGCGATGGCCGCCAGGCACTACGGGCGGGCCGCGGCCGGCTATCTGAAGGACCGCCGCCGCGGCGGCGCGGTGCCGGTGCTCACCCACACGGTGGAAGGACGCCGCCCCAAGGGCGTGATCGGCCACATCTCGCCGTGGAACTACCCGCTGGAGCTGTCGGTCAGCGACTCGCTGCCGGCCTTCGTGGCGGGCAACGCGGTGGTCAACAAGCCCGACACGCAGACCGCGCTGACCGCGCTCTGGGCCCGCGAGCTGCTGATCGAGGCCGGGCTGCCGGCCGACCTGTGGCAGATCGTGATCGGCGACGGCCCGGTGATCGGCCCGGCCGTGATCGAGCACGCGGACTACGTCTCGTTCACCGGCTCCACCCCCACCGGCCGCGACGTGGCCCAGCGGGCCGCCGCCCGGCTGGTCGGCGCCTCGCTCGAACTCGGCGGCAAGAACGCGCTGCTGGTGCTCGCCGACGCCGACCTGGACAAGGCGGCCGAGGGCGCGGTGCGGGCCTGCTTCTCCTCCGCCGGGCAGCTCTGCGTCTCGGTCGAGCGGCTCTTCGTGCACCGCTCGGTGGCCGGCGCCTTCCTGGAGAAGTTCACCGCGCGGACCCGGGCGATGCGGCTGGGTGGCGGTCTGGCCTACGGTGCCGACATGGGCTCGCTGGTCTCCGCCAAGCAGCTCGAGACGGTCACCCGGCACGTCGAGGAGGCCGTCAAGGCCGGCGCCACGGTGCTGACCGGCGGCCAGGCCCGCCCCGACCTCGGCCCGCTCTTCTACGAGCCCACCGTCCTGGACGGGGTCACCCCCGAGATGGCGGTCTGCGCCGAGGAGACCTTCGGCCCGGTGGTCTCGATCTACCGCTTCGACACCGAGGAGGAGGCCGTCGCGCAGGCCAACGCCACGCCGTACGGTCTCAATTCGAGCGTCTGGACCAAGGACCCGCGGCGCGGGCGGGCGGTGGCGGCGCGGCTGCGCACCGGCACGGTCAACGTCAATGAGGGCTACGCGGCCGGCTACGGCTCGGTGGCCTCGCCGATGGGCGGCATGGGCGAGTCGGGCCTGGGGCGGCGGCACGGCGCCGAGGGCATCCTGCGCTTCACCGAGGCGCAGACCATCGCCACCCAGCGGCTGCTGCCGCTGGCCCCCTCGCTGGGGCTCACCGACGAGAAGTTCGCGGCGCTGTTCACCACCGGCCTGCGGGCCCTGAAGACGCTGGGGCTCAAGTGA